In a genomic window of Sarcophilus harrisii chromosome 4, mSarHar1.11, whole genome shotgun sequence:
- the EFNA3 gene encoding LOW QUALITY PROTEIN: ephrin-A3 (The sequence of the model RefSeq protein was modified relative to this genomic sequence to represent the inferred CDS: deleted 1 base in 1 codon), giving the protein MAAAPLLLLLLLVPVPLLPLLAQGPGGALGNRHAVYWNSSNQHLRRDGYTVQVNVNDYLDIYCPHYNSSGSGPGAGPGPGGGAEQYVLYMVSRSGYRTCNASQGFKRWECNRPHAPHSPIKFSEKFQRYSAFSLGYEFHAGHEYYYISTPTHNLHWKCLKMKVFVCCASTSHSGEKPIPTLPQFTMGPNVKINVLEDFEGENPQVPKLEKSISGTSPKREHLPLAVAIAFFLMTLLAS; this is encoded by the exons ATGGCGGCGGctccgctgctgctgctgctgctgctggtgccCGTGCCGCTGCTGCCGCTGCTGGCCCAG GGCCCGGGGGGGGCGCTGGGGAACCGGCATGCGGTGTACTGGAACAGCTCCAACCAGCA CCTGCGGCGAGATGGTTACACAGTCCAGGTGAATGTGAACGATTACCTGGACATCTACTGCCCACACTACAACAGCTCAGGCTCAGGTCCCGGAGCGGGGCCGGGACCCGGAGGCGGGGCGGAACAGTATGTGCTGTACATGGTGAGCCGAAGCGGCTACCGAACCTGCAATGCCAGCCAGGGTTTTAAGCGCTGGGAATGCAACCGACCCCACGCTCCCCACAGCCCCATCAAGTTCTCGGAGAAGTTCCAGCGCTATAGCGCCTTCTCACTGGGCTATGAGTTCCACGCAGGCCACGAGTACTACTACATCT CAACGCCCACCCACAACCTGCACTGGAAGTGTCTGAAGATGAAGGTGTTCGTCTGCTGTGCCTCCA CATCGCACTCCGGGGAGAAGCCGATCCCCACTCTCCCCCAGTTCACCATGGGCCCCAATGTGAAGATCAACGTGCTGG AGGACTTTGAGGGAGAAAACCCCCAGGTGCCCAAGCTGGAGAAGAGCATCAGTGGGACGAGCCCAAAGCGGGAACACCTGCCCCTGGCTGTGGCCATCGCCTTTTTCCTCATGACGCTCTTGGCCTCCTAG
- the EFNA4 gene encoding ephrin-A4 isoform X2, protein MIDQRAFRLLLRGDAAVELGLNDYLDIFCPHYDGPGPPEGPETFALFMVDLDGYKTCQAGGPKTFKRWECARPFAPFGPVRFSEKIQRFTPFSLGFEFLPGETYYYISVPTPESSVRCLRLQVSVCCKETTEKPTTASPFVLPQGNGVSKESLGPGGGSMPAWQGGRAPSPLCLLLLLLLPLLRLLRGL, encoded by the exons ATGATTGATCAGAGAGCCTTTAGACT GTTGCTTCGAGGAGACGCAGCAGTAGAGCTGGGCCTTAACGATTATCTGGACATCTTCTGTCCACATTATGATGGTCCAGGGCCACCTGAGGGCCCTGAGACTTTTGCTCTTTTCATGGTGGACTTGGATGGGTATAAGACATGCCAAGCTGGGGGCCCAAAAACTTTCAAGCGATGGGAGTGTGCCCGCCCCTTTGCTCCTTTTGGCCCAGTCCGATTTTCAGAGAAAATCCAGCGCTTCACACCTTTCTCATTGGGTTTTGAATTCCTGCCAGGGGAAACCTACTACTATATAT CTGTCCCAACCCCGGAAAGCTCTGTCCGATGTCTGAGGCTGCAGGTGTCAGTGTGTTGCAAAGAAACCA CTGAGAAGCCGACCACTGCATCTCCTTTTGTGCTTCCACAAGGAAATGGGGTCTCCAAGG AGTCCTTGGGTCCAGGTGGGGGCAGCATGCCCGCATGGCAAGGAGGCCGGGCCCCAAGTCCCCTCTGCCTCCTCCTCTTGCTGCTGTTGCCACTTCTTCGCCTCCTTCGGGGACTCTGA
- the EFNA4 gene encoding ephrin-A4 isoform X1 yields MRLLPLLRTVLWASLLGSPLRGGSGLRHAVYWNSSNPRLLRGDAAVELGLNDYLDIFCPHYDGPGPPEGPETFALFMVDLDGYKTCQAGGPKTFKRWECARPFAPFGPVRFSEKIQRFTPFSLGFEFLPGETYYYISVPTPESSVRCLRLQVSVCCKETTEKPTTASPFVLPQGNGVSKESLGPGGGSMPAWQGGRAPSPLCLLLLLLLPLLRLLRGL; encoded by the exons ATGCGGCTTCTGCCTCTGCTGCGGACAGTCCTCTGGGCCTCGCTCCTTGGGTCCCCGCTCCGGGGGGGGTCCGGCCTCCGCCACGCCGTCTATTGGAACTCCAGTAACCCCAG GTTGCTTCGAGGAGACGCAGCAGTAGAGCTGGGCCTTAACGATTATCTGGACATCTTCTGTCCACATTATGATGGTCCAGGGCCACCTGAGGGCCCTGAGACTTTTGCTCTTTTCATGGTGGACTTGGATGGGTATAAGACATGCCAAGCTGGGGGCCCAAAAACTTTCAAGCGATGGGAGTGTGCCCGCCCCTTTGCTCCTTTTGGCCCAGTCCGATTTTCAGAGAAAATCCAGCGCTTCACACCTTTCTCATTGGGTTTTGAATTCCTGCCAGGGGAAACCTACTACTATATAT CTGTCCCAACCCCGGAAAGCTCTGTCCGATGTCTGAGGCTGCAGGTGTCAGTGTGTTGCAAAGAAACCA CTGAGAAGCCGACCACTGCATCTCCTTTTGTGCTTCCACAAGGAAATGGGGTCTCCAAGG AGTCCTTGGGTCCAGGTGGGGGCAGCATGCCCGCATGGCAAGGAGGCCGGGCCCCAAGTCCCCTCTGCCTCCTCCTCTTGCTGCTGTTGCCACTTCTTCGCCTCCTTCGGGGACTCTGA